One Turneriella parva DSM 21527 genomic region harbors:
- a CDS encoding Rieske 2Fe-2S domain-containing protein has protein sequence MSKALDYLLKARPDAMQAYFTFLKKAGEHLDPKTAALISVITKVHAKTANGVRQYLPRALKAGATADEVIDALLMAMPALGFSKIVWAIDVIIEMNLPEFAHVGKPATPSSATETWHEVAPLASLQEGDAKYFQAGARKAILTLNSGKIVVYDAHCPHKGNAIPESGIAEGSIVCPFHEWKFDLKSGECTAGGNKPLTVLPSKIENGIVLVKG, from the coding sequence ATGAGCAAAGCCCTCGACTATCTGCTGAAAGCCCGGCCCGACGCGATGCAGGCCTATTTCACTTTTCTCAAAAAGGCGGGTGAACACCTCGACCCGAAAACCGCCGCGCTCATCTCTGTCATCACCAAGGTACACGCGAAGACCGCGAATGGCGTTCGCCAATACCTGCCGCGTGCGCTTAAGGCGGGTGCAACCGCCGACGAAGTCATCGACGCCCTGCTGATGGCGATGCCCGCGCTCGGTTTCAGCAAAATTGTCTGGGCGATCGACGTGATCATCGAAATGAACCTGCCTGAGTTTGCGCATGTCGGCAAGCCTGCGACCCCAAGCAGCGCGACCGAAACCTGGCACGAAGTCGCTCCGCTCGCTTCTCTGCAAGAGGGGGATGCAAAATACTTTCAGGCCGGCGCGCGTAAGGCCATTTTGACGCTGAACTCAGGCAAAATTGTCGTCTACGATGCGCATTGCCCGCACAAAGGCAATGCGATACCTGAAAGTGGCATTGCCGAAGGCAGCATCGTCTGCCCGTTTCACGAATGGAAGTTCGATCTGAAATCTGGCGAGTGCACCGCGGGCGGCAACAAGCCACTCACAGTACTGCCCTCAAAAATTGAGAACGGTATTGTTCTTGTGAAAGGCTAG
- a CDS encoding STAS domain-containing protein encodes MAAKSGIKIKVKKKGEISIVEIDGAIKSGMEFDLADELESCMHEAKVPKIIVDMKKVPFINSAALGILLNIYKEIERRNGRFGLCAISSDVDHLLEITKLGSVFDIYKNQDDALDSIAD; translated from the coding sequence ATGGCCGCTAAGTCAGGCATCAAGATAAAAGTCAAGAAAAAGGGCGAAATCAGCATCGTCGAGATCGACGGTGCAATCAAATCAGGAATGGAGTTCGATCTGGCCGACGAACTCGAATCGTGCATGCACGAGGCGAAAGTCCCGAAAATCATCGTCGATATGAAAAAGGTGCCGTTTATCAATTCGGCCGCTCTCGGTATTTTGCTGAATATCTATAAAGAGATTGAACGCCGCAACGGGCGCTTTGGCCTGTGTGCGATCAGCTCAGACGTCGACCACCTGCTCGAAATCACCAAGTTGGGTTCGGTTTTCGATATCTATAAGAACCAAGACGACGCCCTCGATTCAATAGCCGATTAG
- a CDS encoding peptide chain release factor 3 translates to MAELTDEISKRRAFAIIAHPDAGKTTLTEKLLLYGGAIHLAGHVRAKKDRKSTKSDFMALEQERGISVSTAALQFNYEGHVMNLLDTPGHQDFSEDTYRTLMAVDSAIMLLDASRGVEPQTIKLFKICRERNLPIITFINKMDMPALEAFELLDNVEKVLGISAVPLVWPMGSGRDFKGYFDLYGKKLHRFERTTGGAHRAPEALSGIEDPQVRELMGEAEHDKFCEDVAIAGEALPAFDKEKFLRGEMTPVLFGSAVTNFGVEHLLANLTDLAPAPRPIVLDNGETLKPDENRFTGFVFKMQANMNKLHRDRVAFLRVTSGKFERGMSVNVPRLGKEVKLANPVAFFGQERTTIDTAYPGDIIGIISPGLYRLGDILCEGNPPTFHPLPRFAPDVYARIVLTDTGKTKQFRKGITELADEGVVQLFNLTEQTPLIGVIGQLQFDVFKYRLEDEYGAPVRLEPLPFECSRWISKEDAEKAGRFDKIVYDELGNPVLLFESQFRLRSFQEQNPDVVLHMHPIVI, encoded by the coding sequence GTGGCCGAGCTGACAGACGAAATTTCAAAACGCAGGGCGTTTGCGATTATCGCACACCCCGATGCGGGTAAGACCACGCTCACAGAGAAACTGCTGCTTTACGGCGGGGCGATTCATCTTGCGGGGCATGTGCGCGCAAAGAAAGACCGAAAGTCGACCAAGTCAGACTTCATGGCGCTTGAACAAGAGCGCGGTATTTCGGTTTCAACAGCGGCGCTGCAGTTCAATTATGAAGGGCATGTGATGAACCTGCTCGACACCCCCGGCCACCAGGATTTCAGCGAAGACACGTACCGTACGCTGATGGCCGTCGACTCGGCGATCATGCTGCTCGATGCCTCGCGCGGCGTCGAACCGCAGACGATAAAACTTTTTAAAATCTGCCGTGAACGCAATCTACCGATCATCACCTTCATCAACAAAATGGATATGCCGGCGCTCGAGGCCTTTGAACTCTTAGACAACGTTGAAAAAGTACTCGGAATCTCCGCTGTGCCGCTTGTCTGGCCGATGGGGTCGGGCCGCGACTTTAAGGGCTATTTCGACCTTTATGGCAAGAAGCTGCACCGCTTTGAACGCACAACCGGCGGTGCGCACCGGGCACCAGAGGCACTCAGCGGCATTGAAGACCCTCAGGTACGCGAGCTCATGGGCGAAGCCGAGCACGATAAGTTCTGCGAAGACGTGGCGATAGCGGGTGAAGCGTTGCCGGCATTCGATAAAGAGAAATTCTTACGCGGTGAAATGACGCCGGTACTATTCGGCAGCGCGGTGACAAACTTCGGTGTTGAGCATTTGCTCGCGAACCTCACCGATCTGGCACCCGCACCCCGACCGATTGTGCTCGATAACGGTGAAACACTGAAGCCCGACGAGAACCGCTTTACGGGGTTTGTATTCAAAATGCAGGCAAACATGAATAAGCTTCACCGTGACCGGGTTGCATTCTTGCGCGTCACAAGCGGCAAGTTTGAGCGCGGTATGTCTGTGAATGTACCGCGTCTGGGCAAAGAGGTGAAGCTCGCAAACCCCGTGGCATTTTTCGGGCAAGAACGTACGACAATCGATACGGCGTACCCCGGCGACATCATTGGTATCATCAGTCCGGGGCTCTACCGGCTCGGTGATATTCTTTGCGAGGGAAACCCGCCGACGTTTCACCCGTTGCCGCGTTTTGCCCCCGACGTTTATGCGCGCATTGTGCTGACAGACACGGGCAAGACCAAGCAGTTTCGCAAGGGTATTACCGAACTTGCCGACGAGGGTGTGGTGCAGCTCTTTAATCTGACTGAGCAGACGCCGCTCATCGGCGTTATCGGCCAGCTGCAGTTCGACGTCTTCAAGTACCGGCTCGAAGACGAATACGGTGCACCCGTTCGGCTCGAACCATTGCCCTTCGAGTGCTCCCGCTGGATTAGTAAAGAAGATGCCGAAAAAGCCGGGCGCTTCGACAAAATAGTCTACGATGAACTCGGTAATCCGGTGTTGTTGTTTGAGAGCCAGTTCAGGCTCAGGTCATTTCAAGAGCAGAACCCCGACGTGGTACTGCACATGCACCCGATTGTCATTTAG
- a CDS encoding cytidylyltransferase domain-containing protein: protein MRFRAIVQARMASERLPGKVLQTIGSLSILEHIARRFATLEGANVALHFAIAREEASPLPTYLSERGWNFTEGDVYDVLQRYLDASSDLDDTDYVIRVTGDNPFTDKDELARLIMKLKSRPVDYAHTADLPLGMGSEIIRVNALRSIRLRAEPATPGGASEILPHHREHVTMFVRENPHLYEIYSQPLDETFSEELAKARVRGIRMTVDEPQDLEVARKVYLHFERLAKPLFGAAEVIQLAKNSPEMFASNANIAQRPATSVDARAN from the coding sequence ATGCGCTTCAGAGCAATTGTGCAGGCCCGAATGGCAAGCGAACGCCTGCCCGGCAAAGTGCTGCAGACAATCGGCAGCCTGAGCATTCTGGAGCACATCGCGCGGCGTTTCGCCACGCTCGAAGGCGCCAATGTCGCGCTGCATTTCGCGATCGCGCGCGAAGAGGCAAGCCCCCTGCCCACATATCTCAGCGAACGGGGCTGGAACTTCACCGAAGGCGATGTTTACGACGTTCTGCAGAGATACCTCGATGCGAGCTCTGACCTGGACGATACAGATTATGTGATACGCGTCACGGGCGATAACCCATTTACCGATAAAGACGAACTGGCGCGGCTGATCATGAAGCTTAAATCACGTCCGGTCGACTACGCACACACCGCCGATTTGCCTCTCGGCATGGGCTCAGAAATCATCAGGGTAAACGCCCTGCGCTCGATTCGCCTGCGGGCAGAACCCGCGACCCCCGGGGGCGCGTCGGAGATCTTGCCGCACCACCGCGAGCATGTCACGATGTTTGTGCGCGAAAACCCGCACCTATACGAAATCTATTCTCAACCGCTCGATGAAACCTTTTCTGAAGAACTGGCGAAAGCCCGTGTGCGCGGCATTCGCATGACAGTCGACGAACCGCAAGACCTTGAAGTCGCCCGTAAGGTCTATCTGCATTTCGAACGGCTGGCAAAACCCCTGTTCGGGGCGGCTGAAGTGATTCAGCTCGCGAAGAACAGCCCCGAAATGTTCGCCAGCAACGCGAATATCGCGCAGAGGCCGGCGACTTCGGTCGACGCCCGCGCTAACTGA
- a CDS encoding TldD/PmbA family protein, whose protein sequence is MNIQSAITTLAELAAASKAQAFDIVGYDSFSESVEVFEQKISNTEIQSSAALGVRVFCDHRPGIAFTERLTPEALKICLSDAISHTQLTGAVEYSVAEPQPASEKKFDHLSPDFERVALSDLADFSRRLESETRARDARIENVPYTGAGRSSATSYFMNSKGITYEQTHQEFSAYTAAVAAAGDQKKMGFYSNSRPSFSELLPLDFAGIAARRTLEQLGAAPVKSGEYTVLFSNRVAGQILSIYQSSFFADAAQRGQSRLKGRLGERIASPLLTITSAAHDLKLKGSRARDAEGTPTRDIAVVEAGVFTNFLYNLESAGKDKRVSTGNAVRSIGSKASTGFKNLVVSPGNEPAPALLSGRVLLIDKLEGAAGCSAVSGEMSIGAQGFLYEGGVRVQPVDRITLSANIFDMLQNIEAISNEYNDQYGSVCVPDLLIGKISVAG, encoded by the coding sequence ATGAATATTCAATCAGCCATTACCACCCTCGCCGAGCTCGCGGCTGCCTCGAAAGCTCAGGCGTTTGACATCGTCGGCTATGACTCGTTCAGCGAAAGCGTCGAAGTGTTTGAACAGAAGATCAGCAATACCGAGATTCAGAGTTCAGCAGCGCTCGGCGTCAGGGTGTTTTGTGATCACCGGCCGGGCATCGCGTTCACTGAGAGGCTGACACCTGAAGCGCTCAAGATCTGTCTTTCTGATGCGATATCGCACACACAGCTGACTGGCGCCGTCGAATATTCAGTCGCCGAACCGCAACCTGCGTCAGAGAAGAAATTCGATCATCTATCCCCCGATTTCGAGCGCGTAGCGCTCAGCGATCTCGCCGATTTTTCGCGCCGGCTCGAAAGCGAAACCCGGGCGCGTGATGCGCGCATTGAAAACGTGCCCTATACCGGCGCGGGCCGCTCGAGTGCGACATCGTATTTTATGAACTCAAAGGGCATAACCTACGAACAGACGCACCAGGAGTTTTCGGCCTACACCGCGGCCGTCGCCGCCGCAGGCGATCAGAAAAAAATGGGTTTTTACAGCAATAGCCGCCCTTCTTTTTCTGAACTTCTGCCACTGGACTTTGCTGGTATCGCCGCACGGCGAACACTCGAACAGCTCGGCGCTGCGCCGGTTAAGTCAGGCGAATACACGGTGCTGTTCAGCAACAGAGTGGCGGGACAGATTCTTTCTATATATCAATCCTCATTTTTTGCTGACGCAGCGCAGCGCGGCCAGTCTCGCCTCAAGGGCAGGCTCGGCGAACGCATCGCATCGCCGCTATTGACCATTACCTCAGCTGCGCATGATCTGAAACTGAAAGGCTCGCGCGCCCGCGATGCGGAGGGTACACCGACACGCGATATCGCAGTCGTCGAGGCCGGGGTATTCACGAATTTTCTCTACAATCTCGAATCTGCCGGCAAAGACAAGAGGGTTTCAACCGGTAACGCAGTCAGATCGATTGGGTCAAAGGCTTCGACGGGCTTTAAGAATCTTGTCGTTTCGCCGGGCAATGAACCGGCGCCCGCTCTGCTCTCTGGACGCGTGCTGCTGATTGACAAACTCGAAGGGGCAGCCGGCTGCTCGGCGGTTTCAGGGGAGATGTCGATAGGTGCGCAGGGGTTCTTGTACGAAGGCGGCGTGCGGGTGCAGCCGGTTGACCGCATCACACTCAGCGCGAATATTTTTGATATGCTGCAGAATATCGAGGCGATCTCAAACGAATATAATGACCAGTACGGTTCGGTTTGCGTGCCCGATCTGCTCATCGGTAAAATATCGGTTGCGGGCTAA
- a CDS encoding dihydroneopterin aldolase, which produces MKLKPLTIAVERLKVTLSVGIYETEKRKPQTVFISARLVLSGTRYDVDDMKNSVDYDVLCNEIKRIAALRHYELIENLALQIGQALKNLARAKSVSVRIDKPLAAAKNGAETIYVAVDC; this is translated from the coding sequence ATGAAACTGAAGCCTCTAACCATTGCGGTCGAACGCCTGAAAGTCACGCTTTCGGTGGGTATTTACGAAACCGAGAAACGCAAACCGCAGACTGTTTTTATCTCGGCGCGGCTCGTTTTGAGCGGCACGCGCTACGACGTCGATGACATGAAGAATTCGGTCGACTACGACGTGCTTTGCAACGAAATCAAGCGCATAGCGGCGCTGAGGCACTATGAACTCATAGAGAATCTGGCGCTACAGATCGGGCAGGCACTCAAAAACCTTGCCCGCGCCAAAAGTGTCAGTGTGAGAATCGACAAACCGCTCGCCGCAGCCAAGAACGGCGCTGAGACTATATATGTCGCAGTCGACTGTTGA
- a CDS encoding sulfate/molybdate ABC transporter ATP-binding protein gives MQIQIEKLSKIFKNFKALDNVTLEANHGELLALLGPSGCGKTTLLRIIAGLEFSEEGVIRFDGKDVQTLTAKERNVGFVFQHYALFKHMTIFDNVAFGLKVRKKKDRPSKAEIRERVLKLLGLVQLANLEDRYPHQLSGGQRQRVALARALAVEPRVLLLDEPFGALDAQVRKELRRWLRKLHDEIHITSIFVTHDQEEALEVADRVVILNKGQVEQVGTPDEVYRNPKTPFVYQFMGNVNLFHGRIEGVQGKGYVRPHEIEIDTAQKFPTDFAAVIEGVQPLGPYTRVTLIDAKTQQLVEAEIPYETGKALGLNLGLSVFYRIRNVQTFDGDFVI, from the coding sequence ATGCAAATTCAGATAGAAAAACTTTCGAAGATCTTCAAGAACTTCAAGGCCCTCGATAACGTGACGCTCGAGGCAAACCACGGCGAGCTGCTCGCACTGCTCGGGCCGTCGGGCTGCGGCAAGACGACGCTGCTCAGAATTATCGCTGGGCTCGAATTTTCCGAAGAAGGCGTCATTCGGTTCGACGGCAAAGACGTGCAGACTCTCACCGCGAAAGAACGCAACGTTGGGTTCGTTTTTCAGCATTATGCGCTCTTCAAGCACATGACGATTTTCGATAATGTCGCGTTTGGTCTGAAGGTACGTAAGAAGAAAGACCGGCCGTCAAAAGCCGAAATTCGCGAGCGGGTGCTGAAGCTTCTCGGGCTCGTGCAGCTCGCGAACCTTGAAGATCGCTATCCGCACCAGTTGTCGGGCGGGCAGAGGCAGCGCGTTGCGCTCGCACGTGCTTTGGCGGTTGAGCCCAGGGTTCTGCTGCTCGACGAACCCTTCGGTGCGCTCGATGCGCAGGTACGCAAAGAGCTGCGCCGCTGGCTGCGTAAGCTGCACGACGAGATTCATATCACGAGCATCTTCGTGACACACGATCAAGAAGAGGCGCTCGAAGTCGCCGACCGTGTCGTGATTCTGAATAAAGGGCAGGTAGAGCAGGTGGGCACGCCTGACGAGGTCTACCGCAACCCGAAGACGCCTTTTGTTTACCAGTTCATGGGCAATGTGAACCTCTTTCACGGCCGCATTGAAGGAGTGCAGGGCAAGGGATATGTGCGCCCGCATGAAATTGAGATCGATACGGCGCAGAAGTTTCCAACCGATTTTGCGGCGGTCATTGAAGGTGTGCAACCGCTGGGGCCGTACACACGCGTGACGCTGATCGATGCGAAGACGCAGCAGCTCGTTGAGGCCGAGATTCCCTATGAAACGGGCAAAGCGCTTGGGTTAAACCTCGGTCTGTCGGTTTTTTACCGTATTCGAAACGTTCAGACTTTTGATGGGGATTTTGTAATCTAA
- a CDS encoding acetylxylan esterase, whose translation MALFDECYSAEADVSLAPKDLDKFWAAQLARLKKVPLEVQTKKKVSRKLFTEQNLAVDFQSVDKYHMSAQFIAPRKLIGKPPLVVIFPDYGKETVAYKGLMNAGIAQLVVRMRGHEAPRPVQSEDKLNPVKKKDEREQSYGYFGERLLDPAEYYANKIYLDAFRALEVARLRKEIDTSRMGIIGQGVGAAQALFVAAYMQRGDALFLENPAFLHLDETQNISDADYAREINDAARGSKKVKQQIKENLRYFDPVYFAKKISASTAFSVNLTNKIAVPHGAFALFHLLKNEKDMFLFTEGDAAALADEKRKTALNAVRYFREKLLGQVSAPDAED comes from the coding sequence ATGGCTCTCTTCGACGAATGTTACAGCGCAGAGGCGGATGTTTCCCTTGCGCCCAAAGACCTCGACAAATTCTGGGCGGCGCAGCTCGCGCGCCTGAAAAAAGTACCGCTGGAGGTACAGACCAAGAAGAAGGTAAGCCGCAAGCTCTTCACCGAGCAGAACCTGGCGGTAGACTTTCAGAGTGTAGACAAGTACCATATGAGCGCGCAGTTCATCGCGCCGCGCAAACTCATCGGCAAACCGCCTCTGGTCGTCATTTTTCCTGATTATGGCAAAGAGACCGTGGCGTACAAGGGTCTCATGAATGCCGGCATTGCGCAGCTCGTCGTGCGCATGCGCGGGCATGAAGCGCCGCGCCCGGTGCAGAGCGAAGACAAGTTAAACCCTGTCAAAAAGAAAGACGAACGCGAGCAGAGTTATGGGTATTTCGGCGAGCGGCTGCTCGACCCGGCGGAGTATTACGCCAATAAAATCTATCTCGATGCGTTTCGCGCGCTCGAGGTGGCAAGGCTCAGAAAAGAAATCGATACCTCGCGCATGGGAATCATCGGGCAGGGGGTCGGCGCAGCGCAGGCGCTCTTTGTTGCGGCCTATATGCAGCGCGGCGATGCGCTGTTTCTCGAAAACCCTGCGTTTTTACATCTCGATGAAACCCAGAATATTTCAGACGCCGATTATGCGCGAGAAATCAATGACGCGGCACGCGGCAGCAAGAAGGTGAAGCAGCAAATTAAAGAGAACCTTCGGTATTTCGACCCGGTTTATTTCGCCAAAAAGATCAGCGCGAGCACTGCGTTTTCAGTCAATCTGACGAATAAGATAGCAGTCCCCCACGGGGCATTCGCCTTATTTCATTTACTCAAGAACGAGAAAGACATGTTTCTCTTCACCGAAGGTGACGCCGCAGCGCTCGCCGATGAAAAGCGCAAGACTGCCCTCAACGCAGTGCGCTACTTTCGCGAAAAGCTACTGGGCCAGGTTTCGGCGCCCGATGCTGAAGACTAG
- a CDS encoding adenylate/guanylate cyclase domain-containing protein yields the protein MSCHAPDFTRERRGKPISAEVYDLVLPRRIDLLAPPMALQIDKSSLTKPMSLVFYVVSLIGFASIIGMLVTPKDNLRLNVMLHETYNIALIFSTIGFIGLIYILLNVLGFFGLDRNKFMGLYLALSISGWFCFIYQRYDFMLKPLEEYGINLRFKMAAETQKYGQVGDQMVKIPMKSLHPAIHIIGIETETVQAYGGYPFSWKHYSDQLKALEDSGANTVMFDIFFMDYFKDNYGLLHTVESLRDKAPELFAKGQGINLSNAELKARSAYWSERIKKSGNVVVDYGMEVDPSFDPAMLQTPDMKARIAELNKFRIPDQNIVENEYLKDPYLEWVSFPFPPIPAVSRATKGLGAANVKYDGSSANYVMPMVFKWQNRLYPSISLLLACRYYGVDVTKDVEVKLGEYVIIKNIPDKKVSFGIKFGEDNEKDIMTKPNAQRSVRIPINETGMMAINFIGGPYTFPSTKMVELAEQANLKEKTLNTEEYRNKILLTAMYYATGSATTRDMHPSPFSTVTAGIEHHASALNTILMQDFVTYPPAIVNYLLMFLFAAILGFLIPRFNIGVVLVAVGVLSAVFLVEAVIVFKYFKYVHFFLVPYVEVVVILIAVIGYKVLTEEENVKYIRSTFSKFVAKDIVNELLANPESLKLGGEKKELTVFFSDIRGFTTMSESLSPEDLVHLLNEYLSTMTDLVIGYKGTIDKYMGDAIMAFWGAPVPNEDHAYYACITAIVQLEELKKLQDNWAAKGYPIIDIGIGLNSGPAVVGNMGSSHRMDYTVMGDTINLGSRLEGTNKQYGTRIIISQTTYEKVKDRVYTRELDDIRVKGKNEPVRIYELIGLVNPADAEKLRTQVS from the coding sequence ATGTCTTGCCATGCGCCAGATTTTACCCGCGAGCGGCGGGGCAAACCGATTTCAGCTGAGGTATATGATTTAGTCTTGCCACGGCGGATAGATTTGTTAGCGCCGCCCATGGCTTTGCAAATTGATAAATCCTCATTAACTAAACCAATGTCGCTCGTGTTTTACGTGGTCAGCCTCATAGGCTTTGCGAGCATTATTGGCATGCTGGTGACGCCAAAAGACAACCTGCGTCTGAACGTCATGCTGCACGAGACGTACAATATAGCACTGATCTTTTCGACGATCGGTTTTATCGGTCTTATCTACATCTTGCTCAACGTGCTCGGCTTTTTTGGCCTCGACCGCAACAAGTTCATGGGGCTCTACCTCGCGCTATCGATTTCGGGCTGGTTTTGCTTCATTTACCAGCGCTATGATTTTATGCTGAAGCCGCTCGAAGAGTATGGCATTAACCTCAGGTTCAAGATGGCCGCTGAAACACAGAAGTACGGCCAGGTCGGCGACCAAATGGTGAAAATTCCCATGAAGAGTCTGCACCCCGCGATTCATATTATTGGCATCGAGACTGAAACCGTGCAGGCATATGGCGGCTACCCCTTCAGCTGGAAGCATTACTCAGACCAGTTGAAAGCGCTCGAAGATTCTGGCGCCAACACGGTCATGTTCGATATTTTCTTCATGGATTATTTCAAAGACAACTATGGTCTGTTGCATACGGTTGAAAGCCTGCGCGACAAAGCGCCCGAGCTATTCGCCAAGGGGCAGGGGATTAACCTGTCGAACGCAGAGCTGAAGGCGCGCTCTGCCTACTGGAGCGAACGGATCAAGAAATCGGGCAACGTGGTTGTCGACTATGGCATGGAAGTTGACCCCAGCTTTGACCCGGCGATGCTGCAGACGCCCGATATGAAAGCCCGCATTGCCGAGCTCAATAAATTTCGTATTCCCGACCAGAATATCGTAGAGAACGAATACCTGAAAGACCCGTATCTCGAATGGGTGTCATTCCCTTTTCCGCCGATTCCTGCGGTCAGCCGCGCGACGAAGGGGTTGGGTGCGGCGAATGTCAAATATGACGGGTCTTCGGCGAACTACGTGATGCCAATGGTGTTCAAATGGCAGAACCGCCTGTATCCTTCGATCTCGCTGCTGCTGGCCTGCCGTTATTACGGTGTTGACGTGACCAAAGATGTCGAAGTTAAACTCGGCGAATACGTCATCATCAAGAACATACCAGACAAAAAGGTTAGCTTCGGCATCAAGTTTGGCGAAGACAACGAAAAAGACATCATGACCAAACCGAACGCGCAGCGCTCGGTCAGAATACCCATCAACGAAACAGGCATGATGGCGATTAACTTTATCGGTGGCCCTTACACGTTTCCTTCGACGAAAATGGTCGAGCTCGCAGAACAGGCAAACCTAAAAGAGAAGACGTTAAATACCGAAGAATACCGAAACAAGATCTTGCTGACAGCGATGTATTATGCGACAGGTTCAGCGACCACGCGGGATATGCACCCCTCGCCCTTCAGCACGGTCACGGCCGGTATTGAACACCACGCCAGCGCTCTGAACACCATTCTCATGCAGGATTTCGTGACATATCCACCGGCAATCGTCAATTACCTGCTGATGTTTCTGTTTGCGGCAATTCTGGGCTTTTTGATACCACGCTTTAACATCGGCGTAGTTCTCGTTGCTGTGGGTGTCTTGTCGGCGGTCTTTCTCGTCGAAGCCGTGATTGTGTTCAAGTATTTCAAATATGTCCACTTCTTTCTCGTGCCATACGTCGAAGTCGTGGTGATTCTGATTGCGGTCATCGGCTATAAAGTTTTGACCGAAGAAGAAAACGTAAAATATATTCGCAGCACGTTCTCAAAATTCGTCGCGAAAGATATTGTGAACGAACTTCTCGCGAACCCCGAATCGCTGAAGCTCGGTGGTGAAAAGAAAGAGCTCACCGTATTTTTCTCAGATATTCGCGGCTTCACGACGATGTCTGAAAGCCTTTCGCCAGAAGACCTCGTTCACCTCTTGAACGAATACCTGTCGACAATGACCGACCTCGTCATCGGTTACAAGGGCACGATCGACAAATACATGGGCGACGCGATCATGGCATTCTGGGGCGCGCCGGTGCCGAACGAAGACCACGCGTATTACGCCTGTATCACGGCCATCGTGCAACTTGAGGAGCTCAAAAAGCTGCAAGACAATTGGGCCGCAAAGGGATACCCGATTATCGATATCGGTATTGGCCTCAATTCTGGGCCGGCGGTTGTCGGCAATATGGGCTCTTCTCACCGTATGGACTATACCGTGATGGGCGACACGATTAACCTCGGTTCACGTCTTGAAGGTACGAACAAACAATACGGCACTCGCATCATCATTTCGCAGACCACGTATGAAAAGGTCAAAGACCGCGTTTATACCCGCGAGCTCGACGATATTCGTGTGAAGGGAAAGAATGAGCCGGTACGTATCTATGAACTGATTGGCCTCGTGAACCCGGCAGACGCCGAGAAGCTCAGAACGCAGGTCAGTTAG
- a CDS encoding ferritin-like domain-containing protein gives MPAVSLTLPKDRELFAFIFARFIDGELTGIAEGRAMQYAPDLKSADFLARQIRDEIRHARLYKGLLAYVSPERPSPRQSWLLKQVTTPVSGRLWIEHCFLDKAVGERWVHYLMQMLIANTKDARIVKTLRAIARDEVTHIAFGEAQVKTSLAANRFMAAYLWGLYLRVDYALALVHRLTRALVRRRYSIEATELLDMFFRDYRELALQEVAGLLGVPPQRSIWRLLKSQIIYWARWPFVGWRQNPERAFRAS, from the coding sequence ATGCCTGCGGTTTCCCTGACGCTGCCCAAAGACCGCGAACTTTTTGCGTTTATCTTCGCGCGGTTCATCGACGGCGAACTGACGGGCATCGCCGAGGGGCGCGCCATGCAGTATGCCCCTGACCTGAAAAGCGCAGACTTTCTGGCGAGACAGATTCGCGATGAAATTCGCCATGCGCGGCTCTACAAAGGCCTGCTCGCTTATGTGAGCCCTGAGCGCCCCTCACCCCGGCAATCGTGGCTGTTGAAGCAAGTTACCACGCCAGTCAGCGGCCGCCTCTGGATTGAGCACTGTTTTCTCGATAAAGCGGTGGGTGAGCGCTGGGTGCACTACCTCATGCAAATGCTGATCGCCAATACGAAAGATGCGCGCATCGTGAAAACACTGCGCGCGATCGCACGCGATGAAGTGACGCACATCGCATTCGGCGAGGCACAGGTGAAGACCAGCCTTGCGGCCAACCGGTTTATGGCTGCTTATCTCTGGGGCCTCTATCTGCGCGTCGACTACGCACTTGCGCTGGTGCACCGATTGACAAGGGCGCTCGTGCGCCGCAGATATTCGATTGAAGCCACAGAGCTGCTCGACATGTTTTTCAGAGATTACCGTGAGCTGGCTCTTCAAGAGGTTGCGGGCCTTCTGGGCGTGCCCCCGCAGCGATCAATCTGGCGCTTGCTGAAAAGCCAGATCATCTATTGGGCGCGCTGGCCCTTTGTGGGCTGGAGGCAGAATCCAGAGCGGGCATTCAGGGCCAGTTAG